The window CTGACTGCTATCCAAAATGTGGTCAAAAATTGGAAACAAGTCTTAAGTACATTAAAGAAAAAGGTTGATGCTATTACTGATGTCCTAACTGCTCTCACAGACAGTGAGAATGAGATCAGAGAGCAAGATGAAGTCATCAAGGAGGAGATATATGTTATGGTGGAAGAAATGATTGATGTCCTTCGTCAGTCTGAGAGACAGCTGACTAGAGAGGTAGACACAGTTACTGGTAGTAAACTACAGGTGTTATCAGAACAGAAGAAATCAGCTGAAAACAACTAAGTCAATTAAAAGATTGTCAGGAGTTTGTGGAACTGAAGTCTTCAAATAGGAAGTTCTCAAGAAGTGGTATCATCTACAAACAAATGATGGAGCGTATGAGTCATGTGACTGAACGGTTAACATTGAACAGTTCGATCCTAGAGAGAAAGTTAATCTCCACTTTAAGAGAGACAGCAACATTGTTGATACATTACATCATATTGGAGATATTGTGTTTCTTCTCACCTACTGTTTCTACAACAGTGTAAAGTCAAGAAGATTGATCGTCAACATGTTACAACTATAAAGAAGACAGTATCATTTCCATTATCTATCCAATTTTCTGATTCCAGTCTTCTTACTGTTCCTCTATCATCACTCAGTTGTAGTGTAGTACCAGTTGGTACAACTACACCCATCACAGCTACAGTCACTACCACCACACATCCTGgagtatatacagtatattgtAGTCCTGTAACTAATGGTTGTCATCAAGTTAATGTCCAAGTTAACAACGTTCTCATTGACAGTACCTCAGTAGTGATCCCTTTTAGTCCTCTACCTTGATAACATCACTCCAATACGTATTATACCTGAACTTAACAGACCCTGGGGAGTTGCTGTAAATGACAGGCATATTGTAGTAAGTGAGAATGAGGGTAATTGTGTTACGGTACTAGATAAAGATGGCAAAAAGGGGAAGTCTTTTGGTCTTAGAAATGGATTTAGAAATGTCAAATTCTTTCATCCTCGTGGTGTAGCTATTACTCCAGACAACTTCATTCTTGTTGCTGATGAACACAAGATCCAGAAGATATCTATGGAAGGGAAAAGTATTGAATCAGTTGTAAACAAGGTAGTGGACCATTGGAATTTGATTGCCCTTGTGGTATTGCCATTTCTCCTATAACTGGACATTTTTATATTGCAGATCGTAATAACCATCGTATACAAGTCTTAAATCCTGATCTAACTTTCTCTTACACATTTGGTACCAAAGGATTAGCTGTGGGACAGTTCAATTACTCAGCACATGTTGCTATTGACAGACGAGGGTTATTATATGTGACTGACTTTTTGAATCATCGTGTTAGATATTTACTCCTGAGGGACAAGTTTTCCAGTTCATTTTTTATACTGGACAACAAAGATATCCAATAGGAATTGCAGGTAGATGATAACAATCTAGTGTATATTACAGAGTCTGTTACACTAGATCAAGAAGGCAATCATTGTGTTTCTATCTTCACTTCTGATGGTCAGTTTGTACGTGCTTTTGGAGCATATGGTAGCAGTGTGGGTCAGTTTAATCTTCCAAATGGAATAACATTTGACAGAGATGGATGTTGTTATGTTTGTGATATGTACAATAATAGACTAGTAGAATATTGAGATAATTATAATAGTTTTCATATACTTTATAAAGTTTGCAAATGTATCAATAACATTttagtaaattgtaatttttataaaaaattgacTAACAATAGACTAATTGTGTTAGCCTCTACATCATCAATCTACATAGATACAAGTACATCACATGATCTTTATCTACAAGTTAGGTGACTGTCATGTGACTAAAAGAGAATAAACTTGTAagaactatatattattatatatggttgatttctgttttgtgtgtgtccTGTTCAATGTATCCATTTAGTCATTGACATAAGGTAGAGTTTGAAGATCAGACAAGTCCACAAATTTAAATGTTctaatgataataatttgaGATTCGAAGACTCTGTCAAAATTATTACACTCCAATAACAAGATAAAATGTAATTGAATAATTTCCTACTCCATTAGTTTActacaaaattgttttcataGCATATAGTACTAGTCCCACAAGACCAGGCCCTTTGCTTAGAGAGCAAGCAAAACGTCTACCCATAATGTGACTCTATATCCTTATATGGTTACAAAAGAGGTATTACTTggaatttcaaaaattaataacaatatctATTATCAGTATAGGCGAAGGAATCCATATAAATGCAAATTTATGGCTTCTTCCTGAGGGCGTGTTGCAATGTTTCCTTGTTAAATGCTTTGTTAAAATTATGGCAGAGAAAGCAGTACCTAGAACCTCCTCCTCTACAGCTCTCATGAAACTAGAGGAACAGCTCACCTGTGCTATATGTCTTGACATCTATACTAACCCTAAGACCTTACCATGTCTCCATTCTTTTTGTCAACAATGTTTGGAGGGTCTATCACTGAATATTCAAGAAAATAAACACTACATTTCTTGTCCTACTTGTCGTCATCGTATACATTTACCTGAACCAGTAGGAGCAGCTGGTTATCTTTCAGCTTTCCATATAAAAACCTCATAGATGTTTACGACCTAATGACAAAAGCATCAGGACATCATGAGGCAGCCTGTGATAACTGTACTACAACTAATGCCACAGGTTACTGTAAAGAATGTGCCAAGTTTCTCTGTCAAGAATGTATTGATGTTCACAAGAAGTTTGTAGCCATTGCTGATCATAATATAAGAGGTCTTGATGAATAGTAAAATCTGCATCTCAATTGGTTCCTGAGAAGCAGGAGACGATATGTCATACTCATAATAAGCCTTTGGAGATCCTTTGTAGAACATGTAAAAATCTCATTTGTCATGACTGTACCATACGTATTCATAGAGATCATGATTATGACTTAGTCTCTGACTGCTATCTTAAAGATTGTAAAAAATTGGAAACAAGTCTGAAGTCAGTTAGTGACAAGGTCACTGCTGTTACTGATGAACTTACTGCTCTCACAGAAAGAGAGAATGAGACCAGAGAGCAAGGAGAAGTTGTCAAAGAGGAGATACATGTCATGGTGGAAGAAAATGATTGATGTCCTTCGTCAATCTGAGAGACAGCTGACTAGAAAGGTGGACACAGTCACTGACAGTAAACTACAGGTGATATCAGAGCAGAAAAGATCAGCTGAAAGGAGTTTGAGTCAACTTAAGGATTGCCACAAATTTGTGAACACAGAGTCTTGAGATAGGCAGTCCTCAAGAAGTGGTATCatctacaaaacaaatgatGGATCGTATGACTCATGTGACTGAACAGGTTAACATTGAAGAGTTTGAAGTTAGAGAGAAAGCTGATCTTCACTTTAACAAAGACAGCAAGATTGTTGATACATTACATCATATTGGAGATATTACATGTCTTTCACATCTACAACATTGTAAAGTCAAAAAGATTGATCGTCAACACATTACAACTATAAAGAAGACAGTATCATTTCCACTATCTATCCAATTTTCTGATTCCAGTCTTCTTACTGTTCCTCTATCATCACTCAGTTGTAGTGTAATACCAGTTGGTACAACTACACCCATCAAGCTACAGTCACTACTGCCACACATCCTGGTGTGTATACAATACAATGTAATCCTCTAACACATGGTCGTCATCAAGTTTATGTCAAAGTTAATG is drawn from Gigantopelta aegis isolate Gae_Host unplaced genomic scaffold, Gae_host_genome ctg3473_pilon_pilon:::debris, whole genome shotgun sequence and contains these coding sequences:
- the LOC121392180 gene encoding RING finger protein nhl-1-like, with protein sequence MASIDEVVTSPSKLLPVKQEIKCSEHNKSLEIFCGTHYSNNFILVADNHKIQKISMDGKCITSVGKQGMDHWNLHVPRGIAISLITGQIYIADESNHRIQVLNSDLTFSHTFGLKGSAEGQLILPADVSIDRQGVSDSENEIREQDEVIKEEIYVMVEEMIDVLRQSERQLTREVDTVTDKDGKKGKSFGLRNGFRNVKFFHPRGVAITPDNFILVADEHKIQKISMEGKKSVTLDQEGNHCVSIFTSDGQFVRAFGAYGSSVGQFNLPNGITFDRDGCCYVCDMYNNRLVEY